From Methanobacterium bryantii, a single genomic window includes:
- a CDS encoding EVE domain-containing protein — MLLLKGGVHIKQQTLRSAGESSKYWICRIDEEYLSRIDEQKILSIANQESNAVKSVKAEDKIVFFSPLSNEKNISFIGYGPVEEAFDDPEYLLDSLKSGRKIKLKGIKYFTEPIPVKDIAGDLKFIKDKKNLPYPFKSEFKEINQEDFNYITRRMNSSKTFPVYFEKMSFTMDEFLTCSIKGTYEIVKNTEESNQIEIKEFIRLLHKFINSYGISKSYEDILEYYSQNVWKLGFQHSPSRNPDNLVKLYGPRGNSQRFGYIKLV, encoded by the coding sequence ATGTTACTTTTAAAAGGCGGGGTTCATATCAAGCAGCAAACATTACGGTCAGCAGGTGAAAGTTCAAAATACTGGATTTGCCGAATAGATGAGGAATACTTAAGCAGGATAGACGAGCAAAAGATATTAAGTATCGCAAATCAGGAATCAAATGCCGTAAAATCTGTTAAAGCGGAAGATAAAATAGTATTTTTCTCTCCACTTTCAAATGAAAAAAACATCTCATTTATAGGCTACGGCCCTGTAGAAGAGGCATTTGACGATCCTGAATACCTTTTAGACTCATTAAAATCAGGGCGAAAGATTAAATTAAAGGGGATAAAATATTTCACAGAACCAATACCTGTAAAAGACATTGCAGGTGATCTTAAATTTATAAAAGATAAAAAAAATCTCCCATATCCATTTAAATCAGAATTCAAGGAAATTAACCAGGAAGATTTTAACTATATAACAAGAAGGATGAATTCAAGTAAAACTTTTCCTGTTTATTTTGAGAAAATGTCCTTTACAATGGATGAATTTTTGACCTGCTCAATTAAAGGCACCTATGAAATAGTTAAAAACACAGAGGAATCCAACCAGATTGAGATAAAAGAGTTTATCAGGCTTTTACATAAATTTATAAATTCTTACGGCATTTCTAAGAGCTATGAAGACATTCTGGAATATTACTCGCAGAATGTCTGGAAGTTAGGGTTCCAACACAGCCCTTCAAGAAATCCAGATAATTTAGTTAAGTTATACGGCCCAAGGGGCAATTCACAGAGATTTGGATACATAAAACTAGTTTAG